CGGAAGCTAAGCCTTTCAGCGCCGATGGTACTGCAGGGGGGACCCTGTGGGAGAGTAGGACGCCGCCGAACAACCCGCCCTTTTAGCTCAGTCGGTAGAGCGTCTCCATGGTAAGGAGAAGGTCAACGGTTCGATTCCGTTAAAGGGCTCCACAAAGAGAAAGGCCCCGCCATTGGCGGGGCCTTTTTTGCGTTGTCGTGGCAAAGGTAGAGGAAGGCGGCCCCGTGAGGGGCTGCCTTCCCCCGGGGTCAGCGGGGGTCCGGCTCGCGGAGGCGCATGGCCAGGATGGCCATGTCGTCGGAGGCGGGGGCCTGGGCGAAGCGCTCGACCGCGCGGAGGACGCGGGCGGCCACCGCGCCGGCCGTGAGGCCCGTACACGTCTTGAGGACTTCGGTGAGGCCGTCGTCGCCCAGCATGCGGGTGCCTTCGCGGCGTTCCGTCACGCCGTCCGTGACACAGAGGAGGACGTCGCCCGGGTCCAGCGTGATCGTCTGCTCGTACAGCTCCAGGTCCTCCATGACGCCGAGGAGCGGCTGGGGCTCCGCGGCCGGCTGGACCGTGCCGTCCTGGCGGAGGCGTAGGGGCAGGGGGTGGCCGGCGCAGACGACCTTCAGGATCGCGGAGCCGTCCTCCTGCGGGCGCATCTCGCCGTACAGCAGGGTGAGGAAGCGGCTGCGGGCGCCCTCGTCGAGGATCGCAGCGTTCAGGCGCTCCAGGACGGCCGGGCCGCCGAAGCCCTCGCGGGCCAGGAGGCGCAGGGCGTGGCGGGCCAGGCCGGTGACGGCCGCGGCTTCCGGGCCCGTACCGCAGACGTCGCCGATGGCGAATCCGTAGGCGCCGTCGCGGATCGGGAAGAGGTCGTAGAAGTCGCCTCCCACCTCGTTGCCCTCGCCGGCCGCGCGGTAGATGACGTCGACCTCGACGCCGGGGATCACGGGGAGGCCGGGCGGGAGGAGGCTGCGCTGGAGGGACTGGCTGATCGCCACGCGCTCCGAGTAGAGGCGGGCGTTGTCCAGGGCCAGGGCGGCACGGCGGGAGAGGTCCTCGGCGAGCTCCAGGATCTCCTGGCGGAAGTGGTCCTCCGAGGGGCGGCCGAGGGTCAGCATGCCGATGACCCGGTTACGGGCGACCAGAGGCAGGACGACGGTCTCGCCGGCGACCGTGCTCGCGGTCGCCAGGGTGGTGTCGATGCCGGAGGAGAGCGGGCTCGTGGGGTGGTCGAGGGCGCGGACCGAGGCGCTGAGCGCCGCTCGGTGGGCGGCGTCGCCCGGGGCCGCCCAGACCCGGGCGCCGGGGGTCGGCACGGGGTCGGGCGGGGCGATCGAGGAGAGCAGGTCCTTGAGGCCGTCGATGCGGTCCTCGTCCTCGTGGAGCACGTACGAGAGGTACGGGTCGGAGGACTGGTCGGCGATCGTGTAGACCGCGCACCAGGTGGCGAGGGTCGGGACCGTCATCTGGGCCATCAGGGCCAGGGTCTGGTCGCGGTCGAGGGTGCCGGCGAGGAGGTCGGAGGCCTCGACGAGGAAGCTGAGGGAGCCTCGGCGGAGGCGTTCGAGTTCGCCGAGGCGGGCCGACTCGACCGCCAGGGCGATGCGGTCGGCGGCGAACTGGAGGCGGAGGGCCTCCTCGTTGGAGTAGCGGTTCGCGGATTCGGCGGCCACGCCCAGGGAGCCGGTGAGCCGGCCCTCGACCTTGAGCGGGACGGTGACGACCGAGCGCATGCCGGTGCCTTCGAGGAGGGGGACGGCGCCGGGGACGGCGGCCAGGTCCTCGTGGACGGCGGGCATCCGGGCGGAGCCGTAGCGGCTGGCGCCGGTCTCGACGGGGACGCGGGCGAAGCGCTGGCGGGCGGCGGGGAGGCCGGTGGTCGCCCGTACTTCGAGCTCCGTCTCGTCGTCGGTGGCGAGCAGGAGGAAGGCGGCGTCGCCGTCGAGCATGTCGCGGGCGCGTTCGACCGTGCGCTGGAGCAGGCCGTCGAGGTCGTCGGGGGCCGGGGAGCCGATGAAGACCTCGAAGGGGTCGGCGGCGCGGCTCTCGGAGCCCGGTTCGGCGGCGGGGCGGAGCGGGGTCTGGAGGACGGCGCGCTCGTGCTCGCGTACCAGGAGGCAGACGGTGGAGGGTTCGCCCTGGGCGTCGCGGACCCGGAGATGGGAGGCGTAGACGGGGACGACGCGGCCGTCGGCGCAGCGGATGCCGTAGCTGCCCTCCCAGCGGGAGAGGCGCAGGGCCTCGGCGAGGCCGGTGCCGATGCCGGGGGTGTGGGGCCAGGCGGCGAGGTCGCCGAGGGGCTTGCCGGTGACCTGGTCGGAGGCGTACCCGAAGAGGTCTTCGGCGTCCTCGTTCCAGGACGTGAGGGCTCCGGTGCGGTCGATCTGGGCGACGGCGACACGGACGCGGCTGTCGGCGACCGGGAGGAGGGCGTCGGGGAGAACGGGGCCGGCGGAGCGGGTGCCCACCGGGCGCCCCGGGAGGTCGAGGTGGAACCAGACGTGCTTGCGGGTGGGGGAGTAGTCGACACCCCAGCGGTGGGCCAGGGCGGCGCAGAGCAGCAGGCCCCGGCCGTTCTCGCGGTCGGGGCTGCCGAGGGAGCGGCCGCTCTGGACGGGAATCTCGCGCTCGGGGTAGCGGTCGGCGACCTCGATGCGGATGCTGTCCTCGGCGCGGAGCACGAGGACTTCGGCGGAGGTGCCCGCATGGATGACGGCGTTGGTGACGAGTTCGCTGGTCAGGACGGTGGCGTCGTCGATGAGCTCAGGGTGTCCCCAGCCCTGGAGGGTGTCTCTGACGAACGCGCGGGCGGCCGCGACGGACCGCCCGACAGGTTCGAAGTCGGCTGTCGCCCGCGCGGTGATCACAGCACTCCTCGTACGCGTCTCGACGCCCGGCTCCGCCATGCTCCGTCTGCCCCTCCCACTGCCCGGTGGTCGTGTGCGCACCACACCGTCCCCGCCGGGCGGACCGGGGTGGTGGGACAGCCGGAGGCCAGGTTACTTACCTTCGCTGTCCGCGCGGATGCCGGTCGCCGCAGTTTCCGTCTCCCGGGGGTGGGGACGCTGTGCGAAGCTGCCGAACTGTTATCGCCTGGTTCGGTCGCGGTGAAACACTGGGCAGGCTATCGGCGAGAGCCGGAAGCGTACGGTCGACCCCTTTCGGGAGGGACACGGTGGAGTCTGGCACGGCGGCGCGGCGTGGCGGTGGCAGTGGCACGCGCGCGAGGGGCGGACGTTCCCGTGGGGGGACGGTGCAGGTGGACGAGGCGGCGCTGGAGCGGTTGTTGGCGGCGCTGGTGTCGATGCGGGACGGGAACTTCCGTAAACGGCTCACGGTGTCCGGTGACGGGGTCATGGCGGAGATCTCCGCCGTGTTCAACGAGGTCGCGGACCGGCAGATCCATGTGACGGGGGAGTTGTCGCGGGTCCGCCGGGTGGTGGGGCGCGAGGGCAAGCTGTCCGAGCGGCTGGAGGCCGGGGCCACCGAGGGGGCGTGGGCGGCGGCGATCGAGGCCGCGAACGCGCTGGTCGACGATCTGGCCCGGCCCGTTTCCGAGGTGGGGCGGGTGCTCTCGGCGGTGGCCGAGGGTGACCTCGACCAGCGGATGGACCTGCGTTCGGAGGGTGCCGACGGGGCCGTGAGGCCCTTGCGCGGGGAGTTCCTGAAGGTCGCGCGGACCGCCAACAACCTGGTCGACCAGTTGTCCGTGTTCGCCTCCGAGGTGACGAGGGTCGCCGTCGAGGTGGGTACGGACGGCAAGCTGGGCGGGCAGGCGCAGGTGCGTGGGGTGTCCGGTTCGTGGAAGGACCTCACGGACTCGGTCAACACCATGGCGAACCGGCTGACGGCGCAGGTGCGGGACATCGCGCTGGTGACGACGGCGGTGGCGGACGGCGATCTGTCGCAGAAGGTCACGGCGAACGTGGCCGGCGAGATGCTGGAGCTGAAGAACACCGTCAACCGGATGGTGGACCAGCTGTCGTCCTTCTCCTCCGAGGTGACCCGGGTCGCGCGTGAGGTGGGTACGGAGGGCGAGCTCGGCGGGCAGGCCGAGGTGGCCGGGGTCGCGGGCGTCTGGAAGGACCTCACCGATTCCGTCAACACGATGGCGGGAAATCTCACCAATCAGGTGAGGGGGATCGCGGAGGTGACGACCGCGGTCGCCAACGGTGACCTGTCGCAGAAGGTGCGGGTCTCCGCGCGGGGTGAGATCGCCCAACTCGCGGACACGATCAACCAGATGACCGAGACGCTGCGGACGTTCGCCGACGAGGTGACCCGGGTGTCGGGCGAGGTCGGCGCGCAGGGTCTGCTCGGCGGGCAGGCGCAGGTGCCGGGTGCGGCGGGTACGTGGAAGGACCTCACCGACTCGGTCAACACCGTCTTCCGGAACATCACCACGCAGGTGCGGGACATCGCGCAGGTGACGACGGCGGTGGCCAACGGTGACCTGTCGCAGAAGGTCACGGTCGACGTGGCCGGCGAGATGCTGGAGCTGAAGAACACCGTCAACACCATGGTCGACCAGCTGTCGGCCTTCGGTTCCGAGGTGACCCGGGTGGCCCGGGAGGTCGGTGTCGAGGGTCTGCTCGGCGGGCAGGCCGAGGTGCCGGGTGCGGCGGGGACGTGGAAGGACCTCACCGACTCGGTGAACACGGCC
Above is a genomic segment from Streptomyces sp. NBC_00094 containing:
- a CDS encoding SpoIIE family protein phosphatase, giving the protein MAEPGVETRTRSAVITARATADFEPVGRSVAAARAFVRDTLQGWGHPELIDDATVLTSELVTNAVIHAGTSAEVLVLRAEDSIRIEVADRYPEREIPVQSGRSLGSPDRENGRGLLLCAALAHRWGVDYSPTRKHVWFHLDLPGRPVGTRSAGPVLPDALLPVADSRVRVAVAQIDRTGALTSWNEDAEDLFGYASDQVTGKPLGDLAAWPHTPGIGTGLAEALRLSRWEGSYGIRCADGRVVPVYASHLRVRDAQGEPSTVCLLVREHERAVLQTPLRPAAEPGSESRAADPFEVFIGSPAPDDLDGLLQRTVERARDMLDGDAAFLLLATDDETELEVRATTGLPAARQRFARVPVETGASRYGSARMPAVHEDLAAVPGAVPLLEGTGMRSVVTVPLKVEGRLTGSLGVAAESANRYSNEEALRLQFAADRIALAVESARLGELERLRRGSLSFLVEASDLLAGTLDRDQTLALMAQMTVPTLATWCAVYTIADQSSDPYLSYVLHEDEDRIDGLKDLLSSIAPPDPVPTPGARVWAAPGDAAHRAALSASVRALDHPTSPLSSGIDTTLATASTVAGETVVLPLVARNRVIGMLTLGRPSEDHFRQEILELAEDLSRRAALALDNARLYSERVAISQSLQRSLLPPGLPVIPGVEVDVIYRAAGEGNEVGGDFYDLFPIRDGAYGFAIGDVCGTGPEAAAVTGLARHALRLLAREGFGGPAVLERLNAAILDEGARSRFLTLLYGEMRPQEDGSAILKVVCAGHPLPLRLRQDGTVQPAAEPQPLLGVMEDLELYEQTITLDPGDVLLCVTDGVTERREGTRMLGDDGLTEVLKTCTGLTAGAVAARVLRAVERFAQAPASDDMAILAMRLREPDPR